The DNA segment CCACCAAACCCTCCCGCTCAAAAATCGAAAAACGGATTAAAAACAAAAAGCAGCTTTCTGAGAAGAAGGAAAATCGCAGGTTTAGAGGAGAATAACAGTAGCAACTATAAGTTATCTAAACCTAATTAAGATAGAACATTAGCGCTACGAAATTTTATAACATTAAGGTATGAACACTGCTTTTAATTCTTATTTACCCGATTTTCAAACTAAGAATAAAGATTATTTACAAGAGAAACTATTTTTCATTCTAGCCACGATTGCAGAGGAAATTCTTTGTTGTAGTCCTGTGTAAAGAAAAGACCACAACAAAAGATTGGAACGAAAAGCGGGACCAGGTTTTAAAAAAAAAGCAAAACACACATGCTCTTAAAAAAATTCTATAAATTGATTATCTTTGCTAAAATCAAAAAATTATGAGTAAACCGATTACGGAATTTATCGAAAAATATTATCTGCATTTTAATTCTGCAGCTTTGGTAGATGCTTCAAAGGGATATGTTGCCCATTTGAAAGATGGCGGAAAAATGATGATCACTCTAGCTGGTGCAATGTCAACTGCCGAGATTGGGAAAATTTTAGCTGAAATGATTCGTCAGGACAAAGTGCATATTATTTCTTGTACAGGTGCGAACTTAGAAGAAGATTTGATGAATTTGGTTGCACATTCTCATTACAAAAGGGTGCCAAACTACCGAGATTTAACGCCCCAAGAAGAGTGGGATTTGATGGAGAAAGGTTTGAATCGTGTTACTGATACTTGCATCCCAGAAGAGGAGGCTTTCCGAAGATTGCAGGAACATATCGTGAAAATCTGGAAAGATGCCGAAGCGAATGGAGAGCGGTTTTTCCCACATGAATACATGTATAAAATGATTTTGTCAGGAGTTTTGGAGCAGTATTATGAAATTCCAAGAGAGAATTCCTGGATGATCGCTGCTGCAGAGAAAAACTTGCCGATTGTTGTTCCAGGTTGGGAAGATTCCACCATGGGAAATATCTTCGCCAGTTACTGTATCAAAGGTGAGTTGAAGTCTTCTACTGTGAAATCGGGAATTGAATACATGATGTATTTAGCAGATTGGTATCCGAAAAATTCAGGTGGAAAAGGCGTTGGTTTCTTCCAGGTTGGAGGTGGAATCGCTGGTGATTTCCCAATTTGTGTGGTTCCGATGTTGTATCAAGATATGGAAATGACGGACACGCCTTTCTGGTCTTATTTCTGTCAGATCTCGGATTCAACAACTTCTTACGGATCTTACTCCGGAGCTGTTCCTAATGAGAAAATCACTTGGGGAAAACTGGATATCACTACGCCCAAATATATCGTTGAAAGTGATGCAACCATTTGTGCACCATTGATGTTCTCTTATATTTTAGAGAATTCTTAGAATGCTAGATGCTAGATGTTAGATATTAGATGTTAGATGATAGAAATCTAAAGTCTGAATTATATTCTAAAATTATATAAACGCCTTTTTCAGGGCGTTTTTTTTGGTGAAAATTCAAACCGTAATTTCCATTAACATCTTGAAACGTTTTAAGAAACAAGGCTTTTAATCCAAAGAGTTGATCACCACATAATACCGATAAGCCAATATCGCTTTTTGAAATTTATTCATTTTCAATGGATCCTGTCCACCAAGCTTTGGCAAAACCTTCTTGTTGAATTTATTAAGAATTATAAAGAATTTCTTTTTCATGCATTTATATATTTGTAAATTTCAATTTACAAAATTAGCATTAAACTTATAAAGTGAACGAACTATTCAAAAAACAGGTCTTTGAAGTCATCATGATGATTCCCGAAGGAAGAGTTACGAGTTACGGCGCAATTGCAAAAGCGGTTGGCTATACTCATCATGCAAGACATGTTGGTAATGCGCTGCGAAATTATGATGAAGATTTTCCGGCGCATCGCGTTTGTAATTCTTCAGGTAGAATTACGGCAAGTTGTGAACGGGATTTCGTGGGAAAATTAAAAACAGAAGGTGTAGAAGTGAAAGACGGAAAAATCCAGAATTTCAAAAAAGTGTTTTGGAACCCGCTGGAGGAATTATAGTTTCGGATTCTGAAATAAAAAAACCTTGCCAAGGTTTAAAACGCTGACAAGGTTATATTAGGAAACAAAAAAGTCTTTTCTCTTTGTTCTTTTCTCTTCAATCTACTTACTCAACTGCTGATAACTTCTTTGAATAAAATCCGTCAAGTCTTTCCCTTTCAAAAGGTTCTGAGAAAGTTTCGCCAAATCCAGTGCATGCTTGATCTTGGTAATCTTACTTTCCGCATCTTCATTTTTCAAAATTTCTGCAGCCAACTCACTGTTAGAATTTACCACCAAATTGTACATTTCCGGGAAACCGCTCATTCCAAACATTCCGCCACCGCCGCCGGTTGCCTGCATGTCTTTCATTCTCCGCATAAATTCCGGTTGCGTGATCATGAACGGCGCTTCAGTACTTTCTAAATCCTCAACTTGAACCGTGAATTTAGTGTCATTCACTGCTTCTGTAATATTTTTCTTCAAAGATTCTTTCTCCTCATCATTCAATTTGGAAATCGCTGCATCTTCTTTTTTAATCAAGTTATTTACATGATCTGCATCAACTCTTGCGAAAGAAATTTTGTCTTTCGACTGTTCTAATTTTTGAATCACATGCGGAACAATTGGAGAATCTAAAAGGAGAACTTCATAACCTTTGTCTTTCGCAGACTGAATATAACTATGCTGATCATCTGCATTTGTCGCATACAAAATCACAAAATTTCCGTCTTTATCGGTTTGCATCGGCTTTACCTTTTCTTCCAATTCAGACCATAAATAATATTTACCATCAGTTGTTGGATACAACGCAAACTTGTCAGATTTATCAAAGAATTTATCTTCGGAAATCATCCCATATTCGATGACGATTTTAATGTCATTCCATTTTTGCTCGTAATCTTCGCGATTTTCATTAAATAAAGAAACCATTTTGTCGGCAACTTTTTTCGTGATGTAAGAAGAAATCTTCTTTACCGCACCGTCAGCTTGAAGATAAGAACGGGACACGTTCAACGGAATATCTGGAGAATCGATTACACCGCGTAATAACATTAAGAAATCAGGTACAATTCCTTTCACCTCATCAGTAACATAAACCTGATTTTGGTACAACTGAATTTTATCTTTTTCAATATTTAAACCGTTGGTCAATTTCGGGAAATAAAGAATTCCTGTTAAATTAAACGGATAATCAACATTTAAATGAATATTAAATAAAGGCTCCTCAAATTGCATTGGATACAACTCGTGATAGAATTCTTTATAATCAGCATCTGAAAGTTCACTTGGAGCTTTTGTCCACGCCGGTGTTGGATTATTGATGATATTATCAACTTCTACCGTTTCTGCTTTTGCATCTTCTGCAGCATCTTCTGCTAAATGCAAAGTTTCAGTTTTCGTTCCAAATTTAATTGGTACCGGCATGAATTTATTGTATTTCAAAAGCAATTCACGAATTTTTGATTCTTCTAAAAACTCCGTAGAATCTTCCGCTATATGAAGAATAATTTCAGTTCCACGATCGGTTTTGTCCGTAGTTTCCTCCAAAGTGTATTCCGGACTTCCATCACATATCCAACGAACCGCAGACTCATCTTTATAAGATTTCGTAACAATTTCTACTTTTTCAGCAACCATAAACGCCGAGTAAAATCCAAGACCGAAATGACCAATAATTCCCGAATCTTTAGCGGAATCTTTATATTTTTCCAAGAACTCTTCCGCACCGGAAAAGGCCACCTGGTTGATGTATTTTTCAACTTCCTCCGCCGTCATTCCTATTCCTTGGTCAATAATGCGAAGTGTTTTTGCTTCTTTATCAATTCTAACTTCAATCATCGGATTTCCATAATCCGTCTTGGCTTCACCAATACTCGTCAGATGCTTCAATTTCAAAGTTGCGTCTGTCGCGTTAGAAATAAGTTCGCGCAAGAAAATTTCGTGATCGCTGTACAAAAACTTCTTGATTAAGGGAAAAATATTTTCCACCGATACATTAATATTTCCTTTTGTCATGTTAATTGATTTTTAAATTATAAATATAATTTCTCAAAAGAAACACCAATCTTAAGAAAGTGACATAATGTCAATATTGCATAAATTATTCTATAGTAAATCTGTAAAATCTCCGTTACCATTTCTTTTTTTCACTTTGTCTATTTACTTAGGAACTAAAAAAATATTAAAGCAGTATTTTTTTATTTTTTATAAATAAAAAGGTTTCGACTGAATCAAATAGTAAAAACTTTTTATTGGTAATTCAGAAGTTCGTTGAAAAAACATTTTACTCTTTAAAAACACCTTGGTATAATACAATTAAAACAGACTAACATTTATTTAAAATTCTGTAAAACAATTGATTAACACAAAGCAATACTTAGATAATACCTCTATTTTTCTTGAATTGACAAATATTTTTGTTCTTTTACACTGTTCAAAATGACAAATAGTCAAGCTATTTTAATTGAACAACACAAATGATGAAAAATAACCCGCATGTTTAATTACTTGCGGGTTTTTTAGTTTAATCCTGGCTCCCTATTATTTGAAATAGCAGTATATTCTTATTTGTTTCCACTAAATTATGTACTTGTACTCTTTTGAAAAAGATAAATTTTATCTTACAAAAATCACTGACTG comes from the Chryseobacterium sp. SNU WT5 genome and includes:
- a CDS encoding deoxyhypusine synthase family protein gives rise to the protein MSKPITEFIEKYYLHFNSAALVDASKGYVAHLKDGGKMMITLAGAMSTAEIGKILAEMIRQDKVHIISCTGANLEEDLMNLVAHSHYKRVPNYRDLTPQEEWDLMEKGLNRVTDTCIPEEEAFRRLQEHIVKIWKDAEANGERFFPHEYMYKMILSGVLEQYYEIPRENSWMIAAAEKNLPIVVPGWEDSTMGNIFASYCIKGELKSSTVKSGIEYMMYLADWYPKNSGGKGVGFFQVGGGIAGDFPICVVPMLYQDMEMTDTPFWSYFCQISDSTTSYGSYSGAVPNEKITWGKLDITTPKYIVESDATICAPLMFSYILENS
- a CDS encoding MGMT family protein — translated: MNELFKKQVFEVIMMIPEGRVTSYGAIAKAVGYTHHARHVGNALRNYDEDFPAHRVCNSSGRITASCERDFVGKLKTEGVEVKDGKIQNFKKVFWNPLEEL
- the htpG gene encoding molecular chaperone HtpG, with the protein product MTKGNINVSVENIFPLIKKFLYSDHEIFLRELISNATDATLKLKHLTSIGEAKTDYGNPMIEVRIDKEAKTLRIIDQGIGMTAEEVEKYINQVAFSGAEEFLEKYKDSAKDSGIIGHFGLGFYSAFMVAEKVEIVTKSYKDESAVRWICDGSPEYTLEETTDKTDRGTEIILHIAEDSTEFLEESKIRELLLKYNKFMPVPIKFGTKTETLHLAEDAAEDAKAETVEVDNIINNPTPAWTKAPSELSDADYKEFYHELYPMQFEEPLFNIHLNVDYPFNLTGILYFPKLTNGLNIEKDKIQLYQNQVYVTDEVKGIVPDFLMLLRGVIDSPDIPLNVSRSYLQADGAVKKISSYITKKVADKMVSLFNENREDYEQKWNDIKIVIEYGMISEDKFFDKSDKFALYPTTDGKYYLWSELEEKVKPMQTDKDGNFVILYATNADDQHSYIQSAKDKGYEVLLLDSPIVPHVIQKLEQSKDKISFARVDADHVNNLIKKEDAAISKLNDEEKESLKKNITEAVNDTKFTVQVEDLESTEAPFMITQPEFMRRMKDMQATGGGGGMFGMSGFPEMYNLVVNSNSELAAEILKNEDAESKITKIKHALDLAKLSQNLLKGKDLTDFIQRSYQQLSK